One genomic segment of Prosthecobacter fusiformis includes these proteins:
- a CDS encoding DmsC/YnfH family molybdoenzyme membrane anchor subunit has product MIFDLADPLAGSRKTACETGHDKSNILDSLLLENLLEEQQTLKTPVTLFSEAYDQATPFKRFAHLIPLSKPQPGEQYSFEVNLDACTGCKACVVACHSLNGLDDNESWRDMGLLVGTRKQPYLQTVTTACHHCADPACADGCPVLAYDKDAVTGIVRHLDDQCIGCSYCILKCPYDVPKFNLKRGIVRKCDMCHGRLAEGEAPACVQACPNEAIKIVAVRTVDISSHGSIISGAFESSYTRPSTRYVSKRPLPAHAHAADASRLERDHSHAPLSWMLVMTQMSTGAFIACAVALWMDALTLQQAGITSAVAFFVGFMGIQLSVLHLGQPLKAWRAFMGWRKSWLSREILAFGGFIGAASSVMAAWWWGDLHLLKLAVTGTAFIGILAVLTSIMVYVDTRRPYWSFKLTAGKFLGTMLLLGAGLTGIVWCWLDVKIMFVAISSTLVMRWIVSLFELNQNAQALTNESSPWHKSARILDELHSKPLEARRLLLAATGFIIPVMILSGLATPILFTLSVSLTFTSQIIERLYFFTAASGSKMPGN; this is encoded by the coding sequence ATGATTTTTGATTTAGCAGATCCTCTCGCAGGCAGTCGAAAGACTGCTTGTGAAACAGGCCATGATAAATCGAACATCCTTGATTCTCTCCTGCTGGAAAACTTGCTAGAAGAGCAGCAGACCTTAAAAACCCCGGTGACTCTTTTCTCGGAGGCTTATGATCAAGCCACTCCGTTCAAGCGTTTTGCTCACCTCATCCCATTAAGTAAACCTCAACCCGGTGAGCAATATTCCTTCGAAGTCAATCTGGATGCCTGCACGGGCTGCAAAGCCTGCGTCGTAGCCTGCCACTCACTGAACGGCCTTGATGACAATGAATCCTGGCGGGATATGGGTTTGCTGGTGGGCACTCGCAAACAGCCTTATTTACAGACAGTCACCACCGCCTGTCATCACTGCGCTGATCCCGCCTGTGCGGATGGCTGCCCGGTCCTCGCTTATGACAAGGATGCCGTCACTGGCATCGTCAGACATTTGGATGATCAATGCATCGGCTGTAGCTATTGCATTCTGAAGTGCCCCTATGATGTGCCCAAGTTTAACCTCAAGCGTGGCATCGTCCGCAAATGTGACATGTGTCACGGTCGGCTGGCGGAAGGCGAAGCACCAGCCTGTGTGCAGGCCTGTCCTAATGAAGCTATTAAAATTGTAGCGGTAAGAACTGTCGATATCTCAAGTCACGGCAGCATCATTAGCGGGGCCTTCGAAAGCAGCTACACTCGCCCCTCCACTCGCTACGTCAGCAAACGTCCGCTACCAGCCCATGCACACGCAGCAGATGCCAGCCGTCTGGAGCGGGATCATTCACATGCACCGCTTTCATGGATGCTGGTGATGACACAGATGAGTACCGGAGCCTTCATCGCCTGTGCAGTTGCCTTGTGGATGGATGCACTCACCTTGCAGCAGGCTGGTATCACCAGCGCCGTGGCTTTCTTTGTTGGCTTCATGGGCATCCAGCTTAGCGTCCTCCATCTCGGCCAGCCTTTGAAAGCATGGCGTGCATTCATGGGCTGGAGGAAATCCTGGCTTTCACGGGAGATCTTGGCTTTTGGCGGCTTCATCGGTGCAGCATCTTCGGTGATGGCCGCCTGGTGGTGGGGAGATCTGCATCTCTTAAAATTGGCCGTCACTGGCACCGCATTCATCGGCATCCTGGCCGTCCTCACTTCAATCATGGTGTATGTGGACACCCGACGTCCCTACTGGTCGTTTAAACTCACCGCAGGTAAATTTTTGGGCACTATGCTGCTTCTCGGCGCAGGCTTGACCGGCATCGTCTGGTGTTGGCTGGATGTGAAGATCATGTTCGTGGCCATCAGCAGCACACTGGTTATGCGATGGATCGTTTCACTCTTTGAACTGAATCAAAACGCTCAAGCCTTGACCAATGAAAGCAGTCCCTGGCATAAATCAGCACGCATTCTGGATGAACTTCATTCAAAGCCCCTTGAAGCCCGTCGCCTACTGCTTGCGGCCACCGGCTTCATCATCCCCGTCATGATTCTAAGCGGTCTTGCCACCCCCATTTTATTCACCCTTTCCGTTTCGCTGACCTTTACCAGCCAGATCATTGAGCGCCTTTATTTCTTCACGGCTGCCTCGGGTTCCAAGATGCCTGGAAACTGA
- a CDS encoding NirA family protein yields the protein MMTALAAPSSPGKDFSPEQQRYLEGFFAGISAGGISFGDLSSPPAAKAPIPEGPSLEDLTKEERIKRELHPFDAIEQLVMDARWNAKPEPESVFRYKWNGLFWLNPVKDGYMCRLRIPGGVVKSYQLRELAAIASDLTTGYIQITTRNNFQIRLIEPKNCPEVLRRIQSCGLHSKGAGADNIRNITMNPCAGYDPHELIDVRPLVNELATLIIASKEFYDLPRKFNIAYDGGGLISAVEDTNDIGASAVRILDDGDGIEPGIYFRIALGGVTGHQTFASDWGVIVKPEQLNDVMVALLRVFIKHGDRTNRKKARFKYVIEGMGLEGVMAETEKLLPFKLTRLAPTSPIQEKRSFSQQGHSHVGTYPQKQEGLVYVGASVPVGQLTARQLERVADLAESYGSGEVRLTVWQNLIIPNVKAAYAATLAKSLRKLGLPCEQSNLKSGFVACTGNRYCKFAATDTKGHAIAIMEYLDKRVKLDKPINIHFTGCAHSCAQHFMGDIGLLGTKVKSESGEGYHITVGGGFGENRKIGRQIFSGVPFESLGSTLETMLKGFQQKREGEESFHSFCNRHTVGQLQEIFCEAA from the coding sequence ATGATGACTGCCCTTGCCGCCCCATCCTCGCCAGGCAAAGACTTCTCGCCAGAGCAACAGCGCTACCTTGAAGGTTTCTTCGCGGGTATCTCCGCGGGCGGCATCAGCTTTGGAGATCTATCCTCCCCCCCAGCAGCCAAGGCTCCGATCCCCGAAGGCCCGTCCCTTGAAGACCTAACTAAAGAAGAACGCATCAAACGCGAACTCCATCCTTTTGATGCCATTGAGCAACTGGTCATGGATGCACGCTGGAATGCCAAACCCGAGCCAGAGTCCGTCTTCCGCTATAAATGGAATGGCCTTTTCTGGCTCAATCCTGTCAAAGACGGTTACATGTGCCGACTGCGCATCCCCGGCGGCGTGGTGAAAAGCTATCAACTGCGTGAACTCGCGGCCATCGCCAGCGACCTAACAACAGGTTACATCCAGATTACGACGCGGAACAATTTCCAAATTCGCCTCATCGAGCCAAAAAACTGCCCCGAAGTTCTGCGGCGCATCCAGTCTTGCGGCCTGCATTCCAAAGGTGCTGGCGCAGATAACATCCGCAATATCACGATGAATCCTTGTGCGGGTTATGATCCGCATGAGCTCATCGATGTGCGACCTTTGGTGAATGAACTGGCTACGCTCATCATCGCTTCAAAAGAGTTTTATGATCTTCCTCGCAAGTTCAACATCGCCTACGATGGCGGCGGTTTGATCAGTGCCGTGGAGGATACCAATGACATCGGTGCCAGTGCAGTCCGCATTCTTGATGATGGCGATGGCATCGAGCCAGGCATCTACTTCCGCATCGCTCTGGGCGGCGTCACCGGACACCAAACCTTCGCCAGTGACTGGGGTGTCATCGTCAAGCCAGAGCAACTCAATGATGTCATGGTGGCTCTGCTGCGCGTCTTCATCAAACATGGCGACCGCACCAACCGGAAAAAGGCCCGTTTCAAATATGTCATTGAAGGCATGGGCCTGGAGGGAGTTATGGCAGAAACGGAAAAACTGCTGCCGTTTAAACTCACCCGCCTCGCACCGACTTCGCCCATCCAGGAAAAACGCAGCTTCTCCCAGCAAGGTCACTCCCATGTGGGCACTTATCCACAAAAACAGGAAGGGCTCGTTTATGTGGGAGCCAGCGTGCCCGTGGGGCAGCTCACCGCCCGGCAGCTTGAACGCGTCGCCGATCTGGCCGAAAGTTATGGCTCCGGTGAAGTTCGCCTAACTGTTTGGCAAAACCTCATCATCCCAAATGTCAAAGCCGCTTATGCAGCCACCTTGGCCAAGTCCCTCAGAAAGCTTGGGCTCCCCTGCGAACAGTCAAATTTGAAGAGTGGTTTTGTTGCCTGCACAGGCAACCGTTATTGCAAATTCGCCGCGACGGATACGAAGGGCCATGCCATCGCAATCATGGAGTACTTAGATAAGAGGGTGAAACTGGACAAGCCGATCAACATCCACTTCACCGGCTGTGCCCACAGTTGCGCCCAACACTTCATGGGGGACATCGGCCTGCTCGGCACCAAAGTGAAATCAGAGTCCGGTGAAGGATATCACATCACTGTCGGAGGCGGCTTTGGTGAGAACCGTAAAATCGGCCGACAAATCTTTAGCGGTGTTCCCTTTGAATCTCTGGGCAGCACCCTTGAGACCATGCTGAAAGGCTTCCAACAAAAGCGCGAAGGCGAGGAATCATTCCACAGCTTCTGCAACCGCCACACAGTGGGTCAGCTCCAGGAGATCTTCTGCGAAGCGGCCTAA
- a CDS encoding diflavin oxidoreductase, whose translation MNTVPIIPDSAPFSAEQRAWLNGFLAGLLNRGASSGPAPTGASASPQCPLLIAFGSQSGNAESLAKRLAREATGRGFAARAAGLDSLQPADLVREQNVLLITSTWGEGDMPDNAMSFWDSINQNGSSPALTGVKYSVLALGDKNYGDTFCLAGKKIDARLAELGAIRVVERVDCDVEFDDLAKTWSTSVLAALESTATLSLQASSNPIITTEIVEESGYSKKNPFQAQLIANLELNATGSAKDTRHIAFSLAGSGLDYEVGDALGVYVKNCAEVVDSIISAHGFDPHCEVPLPDIGTASLRDAMISHYDIRHLHGITPGNPGSVADFVTNLRKLQPRLYSIASSLKAHPEEVHLCVGAVRYEVHGIVHKGVASTFLAERLPLGETTGIFFHVAKHFRLPTDRTKPVIMVGPGTGIAPFRAFLEEREATGSPGKNWLFFGDQRRATDFLYHDQIIEWVQKGVLSRLDTAFSRDQEEKVYVQTRMLTAAAEFWQWLEEGAHFYVCGDAKRMAKDVDAALHEIIQTAGGNSAEEATAYIADMKKNKRYQRDVY comes from the coding sequence ATGAACACTGTACCGATCATACCTGATTCTGCCCCTTTTTCAGCAGAGCAAAGAGCCTGGCTCAATGGCTTTTTGGCGGGACTCCTCAATCGTGGAGCTTCCTCCGGCCCCGCCCCGACAGGGGCCTCTGCCTCACCCCAGTGTCCGCTGCTGATTGCTTTTGGCAGTCAGAGCGGCAATGCAGAAAGTTTGGCCAAGCGGCTGGCCAGGGAAGCAACGGGCCGGGGCTTTGCTGCGCGCGCAGCAGGCCTCGACTCGTTGCAACCGGCCGACCTTGTCCGCGAACAAAATGTGCTTCTCATCACCAGCACCTGGGGTGAAGGCGACATGCCGGACAATGCCATGTCCTTCTGGGACAGCATCAATCAAAACGGCAGCAGCCCGGCTCTGACCGGAGTGAAATACAGTGTGCTCGCTCTCGGCGATAAAAACTATGGAGATACCTTCTGCCTCGCCGGTAAAAAAATTGATGCGCGTCTTGCTGAACTTGGAGCCATACGTGTGGTGGAAAGAGTGGACTGCGATGTGGAGTTTGACGACCTGGCCAAAACCTGGAGTACCTCAGTCCTTGCGGCTCTGGAAAGCACCGCCACCCTTTCACTGCAAGCCTCTTCAAACCCCATTATCACGACTGAAATCGTTGAAGAATCAGGCTACTCTAAAAAGAATCCCTTCCAGGCACAACTCATCGCCAACCTAGAGCTCAATGCCACCGGCAGTGCCAAGGACACCCGTCACATCGCTTTCTCACTGGCCGGTTCCGGCCTCGATTATGAAGTCGGTGACGCCCTCGGCGTCTATGTCAAAAATTGCGCTGAAGTGGTCGATTCCATCATCTCGGCTCACGGTTTCGATCCCCATTGTGAAGTCCCTCTGCCAGACATCGGCACCGCCTCTCTTCGCGATGCCATGATCAGCCATTATGACATCCGTCATTTGCACGGTATCACGCCTGGCAATCCAGGATCCGTGGCCGACTTCGTCACCAATCTGCGCAAGCTCCAGCCGCGTCTTTACTCCATCGCCTCCAGCCTCAAGGCACATCCAGAAGAAGTTCACCTCTGCGTCGGAGCCGTGCGTTATGAAGTCCACGGCATCGTCCATAAAGGCGTCGCCAGCACCTTCTTGGCGGAGCGCTTGCCCCTGGGGGAAACCACCGGCATCTTCTTCCACGTTGCCAAGCATTTCCGCCTGCCCACCGACCGTACTAAACCCGTCATCATGGTCGGACCCGGCACCGGCATCGCTCCCTTCCGCGCCTTCCTCGAGGAACGTGAAGCTACCGGCTCACCCGGGAAAAATTGGTTGTTCTTTGGAGACCAGCGCCGCGCCACCGACTTCCTCTATCATGATCAGATCATTGAGTGGGTACAAAAAGGCGTGCTAAGCCGCCTCGACACCGCCTTTTCCCGAGACCAGGAAGAAAAAGTGTACGTTCAAACACGGATGCTCACAGCCGCAGCAGAGTTCTGGCAATGGCTCGAAGAAGGCGCGCATTTTTATGTCTGCGGTGATGCCAAACGCATGGCCAAAGATGTGGACGCAGCTCTCCACGAAATCATCCAGACCGCCGGTGGCAATAGCGCCGAAGAAGCCACCGCTTACATCGCCGACATGAAGAAAAACAAACGCTACCAACGGGATGTGTATTGA
- a CDS encoding globin family protein, producing MITPEQKVLVQTTWAQVIPISETAAGLFYNRLFEMDPSLRPLFTSDIKEQGKKLMQMITIAVKGLDHLDEIVPAVQSLGRRHVGYGVKDEHYDTVAGALLWTLGKGLGDAYTPAVAEAWTKTYTLLADVMKAASKESAV from the coding sequence ATGATCACACCCGAACAAAAAGTACTCGTCCAAACAACCTGGGCCCAGGTCATCCCGATCTCAGAGACCGCCGCCGGATTGTTTTACAACCGTCTCTTTGAGATGGATCCCTCTCTTCGTCCGCTCTTCACCTCCGATATCAAGGAGCAGGGAAAAAAGCTCATGCAGATGATCACCATCGCCGTCAAGGGCCTGGATCACCTGGACGAAATCGTACCCGCCGTCCAGTCGCTAGGACGGCGGCATGTCGGGTATGGTGTAAAGGACGAGCACTATGACACCGTGGCCGGAGCCCTGCTTTGGACTCTTGGCAAGGGCCTGGGTGATGCCTACACCCCGGCCGTCGCCGAGGCCTGGACAAAGACCTACACCCTCCTGGCCGATGTAATGAAGGCAGCCTCCAAGGAGTCCGCCGTCTGA
- a CDS encoding Tll0287-like domain-containing protein — protein sequence MKSFTFHIPALAAILGLLSSCGGKSETAVTAGISPQQMADGLHAVMESDRTVYTRAVVNRLQNEEKVIKASEHWQDDKALPLPAQMFRMGAEMVAEKKKGFTYALLSEWPINKQNSPKTDAEKTGLAHIVKNVGQNYYTEETLGGKKYFTAVYPDIAIAAACVKCHNNHDDSPRTDFKEGDVMGGVVIRIPLTVSN from the coding sequence ATGAAATCATTCACGTTCCACATCCCGGCACTCGCAGCAATCCTCGGCCTTCTCAGCTCCTGCGGAGGCAAATCAGAAACCGCTGTCACCGCCGGTATCTCCCCACAACAAATGGCCGACGGCTTGCACGCAGTGATGGAATCTGACCGCACCGTTTACACACGGGCCGTCGTCAACCGCCTGCAAAACGAAGAAAAGGTGATCAAAGCCAGCGAACACTGGCAGGATGACAAAGCCCTGCCGCTGCCCGCTCAGATGTTCCGCATGGGCGCAGAAATGGTGGCCGAGAAGAAAAAGGGCTTCACCTATGCCCTGCTCTCCGAATGGCCCATCAACAAGCAGAACTCACCCAAGACCGATGCTGAAAAGACAGGCCTGGCGCACATCGTCAAAAACGTGGGCCAGAACTATTACACGGAGGAGACCCTTGGCGGCAAAAAATACTTCACCGCCGTCTATCCAGACATCGCCATCGCCGCAGCCTGCGTGAAGTGCCACAACAACCACGACGACTCCCCTCGCACCGACTTCAAAGAAGGTGATGTCATGGGCGGCGTGGTGATCCGCATCCCGCTCACCGTCTCCAACTAG
- a CDS encoding cytochrome c3 family protein, which produces MNTSASILPWVLGIGSAAVLSSYLAGRFREDDGASTVFLPGPTTHGHYQIEMKCSACHEPWGAVREQSCLDCHGGALTAAKDSHSMAKFADPRNADRLSTIAADKCITCHIEHRPEATSQMGLTQPMDYCLHCHADVAKERPTHEGLSFTTCTNVGCHNYHDNTALYEDFLAKHASGPAQLLNAILPQRTPSPNASIAASATVALSSAQHDGHLPVSSPAASRILNEWAASAHAASAVNCTACHGTKNSWQDSPGMDSCTHCHKQENEGFLAGLHGMRVAQGLPPMQPGQARLPMQEKSAHLSLTCTSCHTPHDSDTRRAAVESCLQCHADNHSLAYKNSSHYQLWMAEISGKAPAGSGVSCATCHMPRETHARGGLTTVSVQHNQSMNLRPVEKMARGVCMNCHGLGFTMDSLADPKLGPSNFDGHPEHHIESIEMVLSRRKSSVKKQ; this is translated from the coding sequence TTGAATACGTCCGCCTCCATACTGCCCTGGGTGCTTGGCATCGGTTCCGCCGCTGTGCTTAGCAGCTATCTGGCAGGCCGCTTCCGCGAGGATGACGGAGCCTCCACAGTCTTCCTGCCGGGGCCCACCACGCACGGTCACTACCAGATCGAAATGAAGTGTTCGGCCTGTCATGAGCCCTGGGGTGCCGTGCGTGAGCAATCCTGCCTAGACTGCCATGGCGGTGCCCTCACTGCCGCCAAAGACTCCCACTCCATGGCCAAGTTTGCCGATCCCCGGAATGCGGACCGCCTGAGTACCATCGCTGCGGACAAGTGCATCACCTGCCACATCGAACACCGCCCAGAAGCAACCTCGCAAATGGGCCTGACGCAGCCCATGGACTATTGCCTTCATTGCCATGCCGACGTGGCCAAAGAGCGCCCCACCCACGAAGGCCTGAGCTTCACCACCTGCACAAATGTCGGCTGCCATAACTATCACGACAACACCGCCCTGTACGAAGACTTCCTGGCCAAGCATGCTTCCGGGCCCGCCCAGCTGCTAAACGCCATCCTGCCGCAGCGCACTCCTTCCCCAAATGCCTCCATTGCCGCCTCGGCCACGGTGGCCCTCTCCTCTGCCCAGCATGATGGTCATCTGCCCGTCAGCAGCCCCGCTGCCTCCAGGATCCTCAATGAATGGGCCGCCTCCGCTCACGCCGCCTCCGCCGTCAACTGCACGGCCTGCCATGGTACGAAGAATTCGTGGCAGGACAGCCCCGGCATGGACTCCTGCACCCACTGCCACAAGCAGGAGAACGAAGGATTTCTCGCAGGGCTGCATGGCATGAGGGTAGCCCAGGGGCTGCCCCCGATGCAACCGGGCCAAGCCCGCCTGCCCATGCAGGAAAAATCCGCTCACCTGAGCCTCACTTGCACCTCCTGCCACACCCCGCATGACAGCGATACCCGCCGCGCTGCGGTAGAATCCTGCCTCCAATGCCATGCCGACAATCACAGCCTGGCCTACAAGAATTCCTCCCACTATCAGCTCTGGATGGCGGAGATCAGCGGCAAGGCCCCGGCAGGCAGCGGCGTGAGCTGCGCCACATGCCACATGCCTCGGGAGACTCATGCCAGGGGCGGCCTCACCACGGTGAGTGTACAGCATAACCAGAGCATGAATCTGCGCCCGGTGGAAAAGATGGCCAGGGGAGTGTGCATGAACTGCCACGGTCTCGGCTTCACCATGGACTCTTTGGCCGATCCCAAACTCGGCCCTTCCAATTTTGACGGACATCCAGAACACCACATCGAATCCATCGAAATGGTGCTCAGCCGCCGGAAATCATCCGTCAAAAAACAATGA
- a CDS encoding FAD-dependent oxidoreductase, which produces MKTPPPAEAPALPVSQAVAGGAAASGRRLVMIGHGMVSHRFCVEWTKLAPPGFHLTILAEEPVPAYDRIHLTQGLGIEGEAHLQLAPPSWYAGHGIELALGDAVAHIDRKNQQVTTRQGRIFEYDFLILATGSSARRLPVPGAELPGVYVYRTLADLAAIRQKAATAQTAAVLGGGLLGLEAARALLDLGVQTHVLEAAHGLMSRQLHAEASQMLEHRVKSTGLKVLTGCITTAITQTGNALQLHFRDERSLTVDMIVMAAGVEPRDELARACGLQTGARGGILVNEALESSDPAIFAIGECALPRGVFYGFAAPGFDMARVLAERLAGRNSLFIPSEYPVRLKLAGTDVVTIGDIRGEGSLLVWKSQGMLKQILLDEGRVSGVSLFGSTEDVGRLQTALLQRRRLRSWEQTRFVKTGSPWKPAATEVTQWPATTAVCQCTGVTRGRLSCAFEAGCKTVAALSAETGAGTVCGSCRPLLAQLCGSTVSPAARLARPLLWTCLIAILFTAAHSLLPPIPLSRTVAAFRYDQLWLNGFWKQLTGYVLLGLVLLALLLPLRKRVRALVRVGDYGLWRFLHTALGVLSLLVLVSHTGFRLGFNLNKVLMLNMLTLALTGAFSGAVIALSHRLPPVSARWLQMGWTCVHALLTWPLVVLVLFHILTVYRY; this is translated from the coding sequence ATGAAAACACCCCCGCCCGCTGAAGCTCCCGCGCTGCCTGTATCCCAGGCAGTGGCGGGCGGGGCTGCGGCATCAGGACGCCGTTTGGTTATGATCGGCCACGGCATGGTCAGCCACCGCTTTTGTGTGGAGTGGACCAAACTGGCCCCTCCGGGTTTTCATCTGACCATCCTTGCAGAAGAACCCGTACCGGCTTATGACCGCATCCACCTGACCCAGGGCCTGGGCATCGAGGGAGAAGCCCATTTACAACTGGCCCCACCTTCATGGTATGCCGGGCATGGCATTGAGCTGGCCCTCGGAGATGCGGTGGCCCACATTGACCGGAAAAATCAGCAGGTCACTACTCGCCAGGGCCGCATTTTTGAATACGATTTTTTAATCCTGGCCACCGGCTCTTCGGCGCGTCGCCTGCCGGTGCCCGGCGCAGAGCTTCCCGGAGTTTATGTCTATCGCACTCTGGCGGACCTGGCAGCCATCCGGCAGAAGGCTGCCACAGCGCAGACCGCCGCAGTTCTCGGCGGGGGGTTGTTAGGCCTGGAAGCAGCCCGTGCCCTGCTGGACCTGGGCGTTCAGACTCATGTCCTGGAGGCCGCCCACGGCCTGATGAGTCGGCAGCTTCATGCGGAGGCTTCGCAAATGCTGGAGCATCGCGTCAAAAGCACCGGCCTGAAGGTCCTCACCGGTTGCATCACCACGGCCATCACACAGACAGGAAATGCTCTGCAATTGCATTTTCGGGATGAGCGCAGCCTCACGGTGGACATGATCGTCATGGCCGCCGGGGTAGAGCCGCGCGATGAACTGGCCCGGGCCTGCGGCCTGCAAACTGGTGCCCGTGGCGGCATTCTGGTGAATGAAGCACTGGAATCCTCAGATCCCGCGATTTTTGCCATTGGCGAATGTGCCTTGCCACGCGGGGTCTTCTATGGATTTGCAGCCCCTGGATTCGACATGGCTCGCGTGCTCGCAGAAAGGCTGGCCGGGCGCAATTCGCTCTTCATCCCCAGCGAATATCCTGTCCGGCTAAAACTCGCCGGCACAGATGTAGTCACCATCGGCGACATTCGGGGTGAAGGCAGTCTCCTGGTATGGAAAAGCCAGGGCATGCTGAAGCAGATCCTGCTGGATGAAGGCCGCGTGTCCGGGGTCAGCCTTTTTGGCAGCACTGAGGATGTGGGAAGGCTTCAAACGGCCTTGCTTCAAAGACGGCGCTTGCGCTCCTGGGAGCAGACCCGGTTTGTCAAAACCGGCTCTCCTTGGAAACCTGCCGCCACAGAGGTGACCCAATGGCCGGCCACCACCGCTGTCTGCCAATGTACAGGTGTCACCCGTGGCCGTCTAAGCTGTGCGTTTGAAGCAGGGTGCAAGACGGTCGCCGCTCTCTCCGCTGAAACGGGGGCCGGCACAGTGTGCGGTTCCTGCCGCCCTTTGCTGGCCCAGCTCTGTGGCAGCACGGTCTCACCCGCTGCACGCCTGGCCAGACCGCTACTGTGGACCTGCCTCATCGCCATCCTGTTCACAGCCGCTCACAGCCTGCTGCCGCCCATTCCGCTGAGCCGGACGGTGGCGGCCTTCCGCTATGACCAGCTCTGGCTCAATGGTTTTTGGAAGCAGCTGACTGGGTATGTTTTGTTAGGCCTGGTGCTTCTTGCCCTCCTGCTGCCCTTGCGGAAGCGGGTGCGTGCGCTGGTGCGTGTGGGGGATTACGGCCTGTGGCGCTTCCTGCACACCGCTCTGGGGGTGCTTTCACTCCTGGTCCTGGTCAGCCACACCGGCTTCCGCCTGGGATTCAATCTGAATAAAGTGCTCATGCTGAACATGCTGACCCTGGCGCTGACAGGCGCTTTTTCAGGCGCGGTCATCGCCCTCTCCCATCGCCTGCCCCCTGTCTCCGCCCGCTGGCTGCAGATGGGCTGGACATGCGTACACGCCCTCCTCACCTGGCCCCTCGTGGTGCTGGTGCTGTTTCACATCCTCACCGTTTACCGCTATTGA
- a CDS encoding alginate export family protein yields MAQAGTPSLPPATPAPLPPPGYAPITLFDGKITVDIQEKMRAEIRENNFDFNSDVNGPQDASWLLQRFRLGIGYSMTPWLKLYVQGQDLREIGGSRPNEMGVFGAEGDDTFDVLKAYIQAGDLKKGMSATVGRQFLAYGDQRLIGPLEWLNSARAFDALKLRYAAPTWSLDLFSGSPVVFRDHKWNQSTLLDDDTQLNELFSGIYLSSKWIPINTTTDFYVLHKRDDGNGTFGPRLGETSFLTLGTLWKGDPQKLGGWDYETEMAFQTGKVSGRDLTAFAGHWGIGYNFKHSWKPRVGLQYNYATGDQDPADGDIETFQNLYPTNHLFYGYMDTSGWVNLHNPQLNISFTPTPKLKVMMDYHLYWNASNDDAWRRVNGVTAVRPVNAAARDASSFRGQEFDLTAIYKLNPHVAFQAGYSLYVAGDYLSDTGADDNAHFGYVQVQIDF; encoded by the coding sequence ATGGCCCAAGCCGGAACCCCCAGCCTACCACCGGCGACACCCGCTCCCCTGCCCCCGCCGGGCTACGCACCCATCACCCTGTTCGACGGTAAAATAACCGTGGACATCCAGGAAAAGATGCGTGCTGAAATACGTGAAAACAACTTCGACTTCAACAGCGATGTCAACGGCCCACAGGACGCCTCCTGGCTCCTGCAACGCTTCCGGTTAGGCATTGGCTACAGCATGACCCCCTGGCTCAAACTTTATGTCCAGGGCCAGGATTTGCGCGAAATCGGAGGCAGCCGCCCGAATGAGATGGGCGTCTTCGGTGCGGAAGGTGATGACACCTTTGACGTGCTGAAGGCCTACATCCAGGCCGGTGATTTGAAAAAAGGCATGAGCGCCACCGTCGGACGCCAGTTCCTCGCCTATGGAGACCAGCGCTTGATTGGCCCCCTGGAGTGGCTGAACAGTGCCCGGGCCTTTGACGCACTGAAACTGCGCTACGCAGCCCCCACTTGGTCCCTGGACCTCTTCAGCGGCAGCCCCGTTGTGTTCAGAGATCACAAGTGGAACCAGTCCACCCTCCTGGATGATGACACACAGCTCAACGAGCTTTTCAGCGGCATCTACCTCAGCAGCAAGTGGATCCCCATAAACACCACCACTGACTTCTACGTCTTGCACAAGCGCGACGATGGAAACGGCACCTTCGGCCCCCGTCTGGGTGAGACCAGCTTTCTGACCCTAGGCACCTTGTGGAAAGGAGACCCTCAAAAACTAGGCGGCTGGGATTATGAGACTGAAATGGCCTTCCAGACTGGCAAAGTCAGTGGCCGTGACCTCACCGCTTTCGCCGGTCACTGGGGCATCGGGTATAACTTCAAGCATTCCTGGAAGCCGCGTGTCGGCCTCCAATACAATTATGCCACGGGTGATCAAGACCCCGCTGATGGCGATATTGAAACCTTCCAGAACCTCTATCCCACCAACCACCTGTTCTATGGATACATGGACACCTCCGGCTGGGTAAACTTACACAACCCGCAGTTGAACATCAGCTTCACCCCCACTCCCAAGCTGAAGGTGATGATGGATTACCACCTCTATTGGAATGCCAGCAACGACGACGCCTGGCGTCGTGTGAACGGCGTCACCGCTGTGCGCCCCGTGAATGCAGCAGCCCGCGATGCCAGCAGCTTCCGTGGCCAGGAGTTTGACCTGACCGCCATTTACAAGCTGAACCCCCATGTAGCCTTTCAGGCCGGTTACAGCCTCTACGTCGCCGGTGATTACCTCTCCGATACCGGTGCCGACGACAATGCGCACTTCGGCTACGTTCAGGTGCAGATTGATTTCTAA